A region of Microbacterium suwonense DNA encodes the following proteins:
- a CDS encoding antibiotic biosynthesis monooxygenase family protein, with protein sequence MAFVSITALSFPSGAEAEIERRFTARKRAVDRAEGFQDFELLRPAFGEDRYFVVTRWDSREAYEAWSTARVAADHGDDQRRGMQVDKLGFEVVPLAEA encoded by the coding sequence ATGGCGTTCGTCAGCATCACCGCTCTGAGCTTCCCATCCGGAGCCGAGGCCGAGATCGAACGTCGCTTCACCGCCCGCAAGCGCGCGGTGGATCGTGCGGAGGGCTTCCAGGACTTCGAGCTGCTCCGCCCGGCATTCGGCGAAGACCGCTACTTCGTCGTCACCCGCTGGGACTCTCGCGAGGCATACGAGGCCTGGTCGACAGCACGGGTAGCCGCCGACCACGGCGACGATCAGCGGCGTGGCATGCAGGTGGACAAGCTCGGGTTCGAGGTCGTCCCGCTCGCCGAGGCTTGA
- a CDS encoding LCP family protein — MDTCEPKYAHLFKERCTGPDSHGTLNDVNLLVHVSAEPRRVTAVSFPRDLMIPIPACTDINNRTYSAMSKQPLNVAYEHGGEKGGLNCVAKTIHDLTGEDIDFAAKVTFGGVIEITDAIGGVDVCLANPIRDRFTGLDMAAGDHTIKGLEALQFLRTRHGVGDGSDLGRIGNQQQYMSSLVRKLISGEVLGNVGTMLKLADTGLNNLEASTSLANPMTIAQIALAVKDVPFEDIVFVQYPTYEDPADRNKVVPNTSAATALWDAITANKQLVITHENTKNDGVVVKDPEPGATTEPTPTQTPGDVVELPSSIKGTSAAVTTCSNGNVRR, encoded by the coding sequence GTGGACACCTGCGAGCCGAAGTACGCGCACCTGTTCAAAGAGCGCTGCACCGGCCCGGACTCGCACGGCACCCTGAACGACGTCAACCTTCTCGTGCATGTCTCGGCGGAGCCGCGCCGGGTCACCGCGGTGAGCTTTCCGCGCGATCTGATGATCCCGATCCCGGCCTGCACCGACATCAACAACCGCACGTACTCCGCCATGAGCAAGCAGCCGCTCAACGTCGCCTACGAGCACGGCGGCGAGAAGGGCGGCCTGAACTGCGTCGCCAAGACCATCCATGACCTCACCGGCGAGGACATCGACTTCGCCGCGAAGGTCACCTTCGGCGGGGTCATCGAGATCACGGATGCCATCGGCGGCGTCGACGTGTGCCTGGCGAACCCGATCCGTGATCGCTTCACGGGTCTGGACATGGCGGCCGGCGATCACACGATCAAGGGGCTCGAGGCGCTGCAGTTCCTGCGCACCCGCCACGGGGTCGGCGACGGCAGCGACCTGGGGCGCATCGGCAACCAGCAGCAGTACATGTCGAGCCTGGTGCGCAAGCTGATCAGCGGCGAGGTGCTCGGCAACGTGGGCACCATGCTCAAGCTCGCCGACACCGGGCTGAACAACCTCGAGGCCTCGACGTCGCTCGCCAACCCGATGACCATCGCACAGATCGCCCTGGCAGTGAAGGACGTGCCGTTCGAGGACATCGTCTTCGTGCAGTACCCGACCTACGAGGATCCTGCGGATCGCAACAAGGTCGTGCCGAACACCTCGGCCGCGACCGCCCTGTGGGACGCCATCACCGCCAACAAGCAGCTCGTCATCACGCACGAGAACACCAAGAACGACGGCGTCGTGGTGAAGGATCCCGAGCCCGGCGCGACCACCGAGCCGACGCCGACCCAGACCCCGGGAGACGTCGTCGAGCTGCCGTCGTCGATCAAGGGCACCTCGGCGGCCGTCACCACCTGCTCGAACGGGAACGTGCGGCGCTGA
- a CDS encoding HAD family hydrolase → MTALGLVGLDIDGTILLQDETLSPGVLEAVADVRDAGYEVMLATGRSWAGTRRYIEELGLTAEFAVCSNGAVIMRRVDGEWQRWHVEVFDSAPVLALLRDRLPEARYMVELESGQRLYTAVLDDWTLDGGREVEFEELVSQPVSRVVVVSPSHDEADFQQLVAEVGLNEVSYAIGWTAWLDIAPRGVDKGTALERVRAELGTAGREVFVAGDGRNDLGMFAWALAGGGRAVAMGQAPDEVKAAAGEETAVVDDGGLAIALRTLL, encoded by the coding sequence GTGACCGCCCTCGGCCTGGTCGGCCTGGACATCGACGGCACCATCCTGCTGCAGGACGAGACACTGAGCCCGGGCGTACTGGAAGCCGTGGCCGACGTACGCGACGCCGGATACGAGGTCATGCTCGCCACCGGGCGAAGCTGGGCCGGCACGCGGCGCTACATCGAAGAGCTCGGCCTGACGGCGGAGTTCGCGGTGTGCTCGAACGGCGCCGTGATCATGCGCCGGGTCGATGGTGAATGGCAGCGCTGGCATGTCGAGGTGTTCGACTCTGCGCCGGTGCTGGCGCTGCTGCGCGACCGGCTGCCCGAGGCGCGGTACATGGTCGAGCTGGAGTCGGGTCAGCGGCTGTACACCGCGGTGCTGGACGACTGGACGCTCGACGGCGGCCGTGAGGTGGAGTTCGAGGAACTGGTCTCGCAGCCGGTCTCACGCGTGGTGGTGGTCTCACCGTCCCACGACGAGGCGGATTTCCAGCAGCTGGTCGCCGAAGTGGGGCTGAACGAGGTCTCTTACGCGATCGGCTGGACCGCCTGGCTGGACATCGCGCCGCGCGGCGTCGACAAGGGCACTGCCCTCGAGCGGGTGCGCGCCGAACTCGGCACAGCGGGACGGGAAGTGTTCGTCGCGGGCGACGGCCGCAACGACCTCGGCATGTTCGCCTGGGCGCTCGCCGGTGGCGGCCGGGCGGTGGCGATGGGCCAGGCCCCTGACGAGGTGAAGGCGGCAGCAGGCGAAGAGACCGCGGTCGTGGATGACGGGGGACTGGCGATCGCGCTGCGCACGTTGCTCTGA
- the serS gene encoding serine--tRNA ligase produces the protein MIDLALLRDQPELVRRSQIARGNAPETVDAAIEADRSRRDALNAFESLRAEQNAFGKTVAKAPKDEKAALVAQAKQLAENVKNAQQAANEAADAAASALSRIENVVIDGVPSGGEENFVELRRVGEIPTFDFAPRDHLEIGELLGAIDMERGAKVSGARFYFLKGIGARLEIALMNLALDKALQNGFTPMIVPTLVRPEIMQGTGFLGEHADEVYHLDKEDLYLVGTSEVPLAGYHKDEIVDLSDGALRYAGWSTCYRSEAGSHGKDTRGIIRVHQFNKLEMFVYTTPEDAEAEHERLVALQEQMLTALGLSYRVIDVAAGDLGSSAARKFDIEAWVPTQDAFRELTSTSNCTTYQARRLDVRYRPEEGAKTTNVATLNGTLATTRWIVALLETHQQADGSVVVPEVLRPYLGGIEVLRPLGWVDPDQADADEPAPAADAQVAE, from the coding sequence ATGATCGATCTCGCCCTTCTCCGCGACCAGCCTGAGCTCGTCCGCCGCTCGCAGATCGCCCGCGGCAACGCCCCTGAGACCGTGGATGCGGCGATCGAGGCCGACCGATCGCGGCGCGACGCTCTGAACGCGTTCGAGTCGCTGCGTGCCGAGCAGAACGCTTTCGGGAAGACCGTCGCGAAGGCGCCGAAGGACGAGAAGGCGGCGCTGGTCGCGCAGGCCAAGCAGTTGGCCGAGAACGTCAAGAATGCGCAGCAGGCGGCGAACGAGGCGGCGGATGCTGCGGCATCCGCTCTGTCACGCATCGAGAACGTCGTGATCGACGGCGTCCCGTCGGGCGGCGAGGAGAACTTCGTCGAGCTGCGTCGCGTGGGCGAGATCCCGACGTTCGACTTCGCTCCGCGCGATCATCTGGAGATCGGCGAGCTGCTGGGCGCCATCGACATGGAGCGTGGGGCCAAGGTCTCGGGTGCGCGGTTCTACTTTCTGAAGGGGATCGGCGCGCGGCTGGAGATCGCACTGATGAACCTCGCGCTCGACAAGGCGCTGCAGAACGGGTTCACGCCGATGATCGTGCCGACCCTGGTGCGACCGGAGATCATGCAGGGCACCGGATTCCTCGGTGAGCACGCCGACGAGGTGTATCACCTCGACAAGGAGGATCTCTATCTGGTCGGCACCAGCGAGGTGCCCTTGGCCGGCTACCACAAGGACGAGATCGTCGATCTGAGCGATGGCGCGCTGCGCTACGCGGGCTGGTCCACGTGCTATCGCAGCGAGGCCGGCTCGCACGGCAAGGACACCCGCGGCATCATCCGGGTGCACCAGTTCAACAAGCTGGAGATGTTCGTGTACACGACGCCGGAGGATGCCGAGGCCGAGCACGAGCGCCTGGTCGCCCTGCAGGAGCAGATGCTCACCGCGCTCGGGCTGTCATACCGGGTGATCGATGTCGCCGCGGGAGACCTGGGCTCCAGCGCGGCGCGCAAGTTCGACATCGAGGCGTGGGTGCCCACGCAGGATGCCTTCCGAGAGTTGACGTCGACCTCCAACTGCACCACGTACCAGGCCCGCCGACTGGACGTGCGCTACCGCCCCGAGGAGGGCGCGAAGACGACCAACGTGGCCACGCTGAACGGCACGCTGGCCACCACGCGTTGGATCGTCGCGCTGCTGGAAACGCACCAGCAGGCGGACGGCTCGGTCGTGGTGCCCGAGGTGCTGCGTCCGTACCTGGGCGGCATCGAGGTGCTGCGTCCGCTCGGCTGGGTGGACCCCGATCAGGCGGATGCTGACGAGCCGGCCCCCGCGGCCGACGCGCAGGTTGCGGAGTGA
- a CDS encoding diacylglycerol/lipid kinase family protein, with protein MSASGRERTHAALVLNPIKVDAKRLRSALLSLSKKHGWAPPRFYETSVDDPGQQVTRTALDEGAAAVLAAGGDGTVRAVSEAMAGTDVPFAIVPGGTGNLFARNLGLPLLDPEKMMDAVFTGFTHPVDIGWATLTREDRSESEHGFVVLAGMGLDADMIANTRSDLKKTVGWVAYLDGAARSLPGAKPFRVVYQLDDGRLHSAKVHSMLFANCGALPAGIALMPDASLDDGTMDIAVIQPTGPLGWLGIWRKVWWDNSVLRRSRAGRRVLERRGRNSSIRYLRGSTAEAAMVSPTSIELDGDELGTAVRMSCRIQQGGLSIVLPAGHDVSRF; from the coding sequence ATGTCGGCATCCGGGAGAGAGCGCACGCACGCGGCTCTCGTTCTCAACCCCATCAAGGTCGATGCGAAGCGGCTCCGCTCGGCATTGCTGTCGCTGTCGAAGAAGCATGGCTGGGCGCCGCCGCGGTTCTACGAGACCAGCGTCGACGACCCGGGGCAGCAGGTCACGCGCACGGCACTCGACGAGGGTGCCGCCGCGGTGCTGGCCGCAGGCGGCGACGGCACCGTGCGGGCGGTGTCCGAGGCGATGGCAGGCACTGACGTCCCGTTTGCGATCGTCCCCGGGGGCACCGGCAACCTGTTCGCACGAAACCTCGGTCTGCCGCTGCTGGACCCCGAGAAGATGATGGATGCCGTGTTCACCGGCTTCACGCATCCGGTGGACATCGGCTGGGCAACCCTGACGCGTGAGGATCGTTCCGAGAGCGAGCACGGGTTCGTCGTGCTCGCCGGCATGGGGCTGGACGCGGACATGATCGCCAACACCCGCTCGGATCTGAAGAAGACGGTCGGCTGGGTGGCGTACCTCGACGGCGCAGCGCGGTCGCTGCCCGGCGCGAAGCCGTTCCGCGTCGTGTACCAGCTCGACGACGGCAGACTGCACTCCGCCAAGGTGCACAGCATGCTGTTCGCGAACTGCGGCGCTCTGCCCGCGGGCATAGCGCTGATGCCGGATGCATCACTGGACGACGGCACGATGGACATCGCCGTCATCCAGCCGACCGGGCCGCTGGGCTGGCTGGGCATCTGGCGCAAGGTGTGGTGGGACAACTCGGTGCTGCGGCGTTCTCGTGCCGGGCGTCGCGTGCTCGAACGGCGCGGCAGGAACTCCTCCATCCGCTACCTGCGCGGGAGCACTGCCGAGGCGGCGATGGTCTCGCCCACCTCGATCGAGCTCGACGGCGACGAACTGGGCACCGCCGTACGGATGTCCTGCCGCATCCAGCAGGGCGGGCTGAGCATCGTGCTGCCCGCCGGCCACGACGTCTCACGCTTCTGA
- the cls gene encoding cardiolipin synthase — protein sequence MDAWPWWAVLGYVIIDLSVRVVSIIVVPRNRRPTSAMAWLLAIFLIPVVGVLLFLLIGNPKLPRVRRRKQEQVNEYIAEAASHLNFGSLRPNAPEWFPPLVAMNQRLGALPLSGGNEAHLISDYQGSLDDMAEAMRRAEHYVHVEFYILQSDSSTENFFRAMEETAARGVPVRVLLDYWANRWKPRYRETLRRLDAMGADWHLMLPVQPLRGRIQRPDLRNHRKLLVVDGTVGFLGSQNITDSSYNLPKNIKRGLHWVDLMVRVHGPVVASLNAVFLSDYYAETDRVPDTSDLTRVEIGKGELGCQIVPSGPGFEAENNLRLFLALLYAARERIMIVSPYFVPDEALLLAVTAAVDRGVQVELFVSEQGDQAVVYHAQRSYYEALLRAGIRIWMYPKPYILHTKSLTIDDQVAVIGSSNMDMRSFGLNMEVSMLVRGEEFVDEMRIVEDEYRALSRELTLEEWMQQPLRSTVLDNLARLTSALQ from the coding sequence ATCGATGCATGGCCGTGGTGGGCTGTGCTCGGCTATGTCATCATCGACCTCAGCGTGCGCGTCGTCTCGATCATCGTCGTGCCGCGCAACCGCCGGCCGACCTCGGCGATGGCCTGGCTGCTGGCGATCTTCCTGATCCCCGTCGTCGGCGTGCTGCTGTTCCTGCTGATCGGAAATCCCAAGCTGCCGCGTGTGCGGCGCCGAAAGCAGGAGCAGGTCAACGAGTACATCGCCGAGGCCGCCAGCCACCTGAACTTCGGCTCCCTGCGCCCGAACGCACCGGAATGGTTCCCGCCGCTGGTGGCCATGAATCAGCGACTCGGGGCGCTGCCGCTCTCCGGCGGCAACGAGGCGCATCTGATCAGCGACTATCAGGGGTCGCTCGATGACATGGCCGAGGCGATGCGCAGGGCGGAGCACTACGTGCACGTCGAGTTCTACATCCTGCAGAGCGACTCATCGACCGAGAACTTCTTCCGCGCGATGGAGGAGACCGCCGCCCGCGGCGTGCCAGTGCGCGTACTGCTGGACTACTGGGCCAACCGCTGGAAGCCGCGATACCGAGAGACGCTGCGGCGGCTCGACGCCATGGGCGCGGACTGGCATCTGATGCTCCCCGTCCAGCCGCTGCGCGGCCGCATCCAGCGCCCCGATCTGCGCAACCACCGCAAGCTTCTCGTGGTCGACGGCACGGTCGGCTTCCTCGGCTCACAGAACATCACCGACTCCTCGTACAACCTGCCCAAGAACATCAAGCGCGGTCTGCACTGGGTCGACCTGATGGTGCGTGTGCACGGGCCGGTGGTGGCGAGCCTGAACGCCGTGTTCCTCAGCGATTATTATGCCGAGACCGATCGCGTGCCCGACACCAGCGATCTGACCAGGGTCGAGATCGGCAAGGGCGAACTGGGCTGCCAGATCGTGCCATCCGGCCCCGGGTTCGAGGCCGAGAACAACCTGCGCCTGTTCCTGGCGCTGCTGTACGCCGCCCGCGAGCGGATCATGATCGTCAGCCCCTACTTCGTGCCCGACGAGGCGCTGCTGCTGGCGGTCACGGCCGCCGTCGACCGGGGTGTGCAGGTGGAGCTGTTCGTCTCGGAGCAGGGCGATCAGGCCGTGGTCTACCACGCTCAGCGCAGCTACTACGAGGCGCTGCTGCGCGCCGGCATCCGCATCTGGATGTACCCGAAGCCGTACATCCTGCACACCAAGAGCCTGACCATCGACGACCAGGTGGCGGTGATCGGCTCCAGCAACATGGACATGCGCTCCTTCGGTCTGAACATGGAGGTGTCCATGCTGGTGCGCGGTGAGGAGTTCGTCGACGAGATGCGTATCGTCGAGGACGAGTACCGCGCACTCAGCCGGGAGCTGACGCTGGAGGAGTGGATGCAGCAGCCGCTGCGCTCCACCGTGCTCGACAACCTCGCACGGCTCACCTCCGCGCTGCAGTGA
- a CDS encoding DUF4192 family protein, which yields MSTIIHARETADLLGIVPALAGFTPRQSVVMLPFRGSRAHGAMRVDLPDHDVDPDAFAETLLHALLQVDGIDATAIVVYTDDHPQSVPDGVLLPHLTLTEALLDVGDQAGLRILEALCVTPDGWADYLDEEPHLRPLDGIPPAPDVPGLGDLSGDQDAGAELPASDLAERERVGRALSEVELSLERRRRGGRQRTDAENPILLAVGDTVLDDLPAFAESLIERPGLQDDYRCAALLWCLSRPTLRDAILVQWATDQEFGARALEAQRDYSTSHAPIPDEIGRVFLGHGARPDSDRLGCALETVRLAAARAPRHAKAGALVAAAWLSWALGRSSHAARYVDEALRIEPEHSMASLISTMLAAALLPEWALRRP from the coding sequence ATGAGCACCATCATCCATGCCAGAGAAACCGCCGACCTGCTCGGCATCGTCCCGGCCCTGGCCGGCTTCACCCCGCGGCAGAGCGTCGTCATGCTGCCGTTCCGCGGATCCCGCGCGCACGGCGCAATGCGCGTCGATCTGCCCGATCACGACGTCGATCCGGACGCGTTCGCCGAGACCCTGCTGCACGCACTGCTGCAGGTGGACGGCATCGATGCAACCGCGATCGTGGTGTACACCGACGATCATCCGCAATCCGTGCCCGACGGCGTGCTGCTGCCGCACCTCACCCTCACCGAGGCACTCCTCGACGTGGGCGATCAGGCCGGCCTGCGCATTCTCGAGGCGCTGTGCGTGACTCCGGACGGGTGGGCCGACTATCTCGACGAGGAGCCGCACCTCCGCCCGCTCGACGGCATACCTCCCGCCCCCGACGTTCCGGGGCTCGGCGACCTCAGCGGAGACCAGGACGCTGGAGCGGAGCTGCCGGCCAGCGACCTGGCCGAGCGAGAGCGCGTCGGGCGAGCGCTCAGCGAGGTCGAGCTGTCACTGGAACGACGCCGGCGGGGCGGTCGGCAACGGACGGATGCCGAGAATCCGATCCTCCTGGCGGTCGGCGACACCGTTCTCGACGATCTTCCCGCGTTCGCCGAGAGTCTCATCGAGCGTCCGGGCCTGCAGGACGACTACCGCTGTGCCGCACTGCTGTGGTGTCTGAGCCGGCCGACGCTGCGTGACGCGATTCTCGTGCAGTGGGCGACCGATCAGGAGTTCGGCGCTCGGGCGCTGGAGGCACAGCGCGATTACTCGACCAGCCATGCTCCGATCCCCGACGAGATCGGCCGCGTGTTCCTCGGCCACGGCGCCCGTCCTGACTCTGACCGCCTGGGCTGCGCATTGGAGACGGTCCGGCTGGCGGCGGCAAGAGCCCCGCGTCATGCGAAGGCGGGCGCACTCGTGGCAGCGGCCTGGCTGTCTTGGGCGCTGGGACGCTCCTCGCACGCGGCGAGGTACGTCGACGAGGCGCTGCGCATCGAGCCCGAGCACAGCATGGCGTCGCTGATCTCCACGATGCTCGCCGCAGCACTGCTGCCCGAGTGGGCGCTGCGACGGCCGTGA
- the lysS gene encoding lysine--tRNA ligase, which yields MTDASAPIPSPDSSGSDAQADARAELEDVFEQKAVRLAKREKLIANRTDAGGGAFPVGVPVTHSIPALRAQYGDLEAGAETGEIVGVAGRVVFSRNTGKLCFATLQAGDGSRIQAMVSLANVGEESLAQWKELVDLGDHVFVHGEVISSRRGELSVMADDWTIASKAILPLPNVYGELSEETRVRSRFLDLIVRDRARTTVRARAAVNASLRSTFASHDYLEVETPMLQVQHGGASARPFVTHSNAFDTELFLRIAPELYLKRAVVGGIERVYEINRNFRNEGADSTHSPEFAMLEAYQAYGDYNQMAELTQELVQNAAVAVAGSTMVTWADGTEYDLGGEWDRISMYESLSAASGRTVTPQDSLEDLIAFAEANDVEVPPHPTHGKLVEELWEHFVKGDLTRPTFVMDFPVDTSPLVREHRSIPGVVEKWDLYIRGFELATGYSELVDPVIQRERFTEQARLADRGDVEAMSIDEEFLRALEHGMPPSGGMGMGIDRLLMAVTGLGIRETILFPLVK from the coding sequence ATGACTGACGCGTCTGCGCCGATCCCCTCGCCCGACTCCTCAGGTTCAGACGCTCAGGCCGACGCCCGCGCTGAGCTGGAGGATGTGTTCGAGCAGAAGGCCGTGCGTCTCGCCAAGCGCGAGAAGCTGATCGCGAACCGGACGGATGCCGGTGGCGGCGCCTTCCCGGTCGGTGTGCCCGTCACGCACAGCATCCCCGCGCTGCGCGCGCAGTACGGCGACCTGGAGGCCGGTGCCGAGACGGGCGAGATCGTGGGTGTCGCCGGTCGGGTGGTGTTCAGCCGCAACACCGGCAAGCTCTGCTTCGCCACACTGCAGGCCGGCGACGGCTCACGCATCCAGGCCATGGTGTCTCTGGCGAACGTCGGCGAGGAGTCGCTCGCGCAGTGGAAGGAACTCGTCGACCTGGGCGATCACGTCTTCGTGCACGGCGAGGTGATCTCCAGTCGCCGCGGTGAGCTGTCGGTCATGGCCGACGACTGGACGATCGCCTCGAAGGCGATCCTGCCGCTGCCGAACGTGTACGGCGAGCTGAGCGAGGAGACGCGGGTGCGCAGCCGCTTCCTCGACCTGATCGTGCGTGACCGGGCCCGCACCACCGTGCGTGCCCGCGCCGCCGTGAACGCCAGTCTGCGCTCCACCTTCGCGAGCCACGACTACCTCGAGGTCGAGACGCCCATGCTGCAGGTGCAGCACGGTGGTGCGTCCGCTCGCCCGTTCGTGACGCACTCGAACGCCTTCGACACCGAGCTGTTCCTGCGCATCGCGCCGGAGCTGTATCTCAAGCGCGCGGTGGTCGGCGGGATCGAGCGGGTCTACGAGATCAACCGCAACTTCCGCAATGAGGGCGCCGATTCCACCCACTCGCCGGAGTTCGCGATGCTCGAGGCGTACCAGGCGTACGGCGACTACAACCAGATGGCCGAGCTCACCCAGGAGCTCGTGCAGAACGCCGCCGTCGCGGTCGCCGGCTCCACCATGGTCACCTGGGCCGACGGCACCGAGTACGACCTCGGCGGCGAGTGGGATCGTATCTCGATGTACGAGTCGCTGTCCGCGGCATCCGGCCGGACGGTCACCCCGCAGGACTCCCTGGAGGACCTCATCGCGTTCGCCGAGGCGAACGACGTGGAGGTGCCTCCGCACCCCACCCACGGCAAGCTCGTGGAGGAGCTGTGGGAGCACTTCGTGAAGGGAGACCTGACCCGTCCCACCTTCGTGATGGACTTCCCGGTCGACACCTCGCCGCTGGTGCGCGAGCACCGTTCGATCCCCGGCGTCGTGGAGAAGTGGGATCTGTACATCCGCGGATTCGAGCTGGCCACCGGATATTCCGAGCTGGTCGACCCGGTCATCCAGCGCGAGCGCTTCACCGAGCAGGCGCGTCTCGCCGATCGTGGTGACGTCGAGGCGATGTCCATCGATGAGGAGTTCCTGCGGGCACTGGAGCACGGCATGCCGCCGTCCGGCGGTATGGGCATGGGCATCGACCGCCTGCTGATGGCGGTCACCGGCCTCGGCATCCGCGAGACCATCCTCTTCCCGCTGGTCAAGTAG
- a CDS encoding DUF2207 domain-containing protein, which translates to MRTLSIRRGSRRGPQTQERILAAFAVALGALVAVLLPASAATADVNDFSYSSWDSTYEVSLDSSGRAVAHVTEKMVAEFPDFDQNKGIIRGYPQRLEGAGLDIRILSVTDAEGHDVPFETETEDGMLLVLTGDDDYVHGSTTYVIESTMRDFMIHGTESGNDEFYWNLLPLNSTQDIGAFRATMTFSPQLAAALTGDVACYSGRYGLKNPCTLDGPRDSADGATFTFESGERVAGDGVTAAIGFASGTVTPPPARLPDPVADFGPAAVGLGAVAASVGAWVSVAVQARRRRKATGIVVAQFDVPEELPPLVAAALIPGAPNPIPAQMVQLAVQGAVRLEEDAGAKARPSLRLMDRDRAREPLGSAMIDAIFTADRTVRRIPRSSTKFAKRMAGLVARGDLRRGGRGG; encoded by the coding sequence ATGCGAACTCTCAGCATCCGCCGCGGATCTCGTCGTGGTCCGCAGACCCAGGAACGCATCCTCGCGGCGTTCGCCGTCGCGCTCGGGGCCCTCGTCGCCGTGCTGCTGCCGGCATCCGCCGCCACCGCCGATGTCAACGATTTCTCGTACTCCTCGTGGGATTCGACCTACGAGGTGTCACTCGACAGCAGCGGGCGCGCCGTGGCGCACGTCACCGAGAAGATGGTGGCCGAGTTCCCCGATTTCGACCAGAACAAGGGCATCATCCGCGGGTACCCGCAGCGACTCGAGGGCGCTGGTCTCGACATCCGCATCCTGTCGGTCACGGATGCCGAGGGCCACGACGTGCCCTTTGAGACCGAGACCGAGGACGGCATGCTGCTCGTGCTCACCGGCGACGACGACTACGTGCACGGATCCACGACGTATGTCATCGAATCGACCATGCGCGACTTCATGATCCACGGCACGGAGTCCGGCAACGATGAGTTCTACTGGAACCTGCTGCCACTGAACAGCACGCAGGACATCGGCGCCTTCCGCGCCACGATGACCTTCTCACCGCAGCTCGCCGCCGCGCTCACCGGAGACGTCGCCTGCTACAGCGGACGCTACGGCCTGAAGAACCCGTGCACGCTCGATGGTCCGCGCGATTCGGCCGACGGCGCCACCTTCACGTTCGAATCCGGGGAGCGAGTGGCGGGCGACGGCGTCACGGCGGCGATCGGCTTCGCCTCCGGCACGGTCACTCCTCCGCCTGCCCGGTTGCCCGACCCGGTCGCCGACTTCGGCCCCGCCGCCGTCGGACTCGGCGCGGTGGCCGCCTCCGTCGGCGCCTGGGTGTCGGTCGCCGTGCAGGCCCGCCGACGCCGCAAGGCGACCGGAATCGTGGTCGCACAGTTCGATGTGCCGGAAGAGCTGCCTCCGCTCGTCGCCGCGGCGCTCATCCCCGGGGCGCCGAACCCGATCCCCGCGCAGATGGTGCAGCTCGCCGTGCAGGGAGCCGTGCGGCTGGAGGAGGATGCGGGTGCCAAGGCGCGACCGTCGCTGCGGCTGATGGATCGCGATCGCGCACGTGAGCCGTTGGGCAGCGCGATGATCGATGCGATCTTCACCGCTGACAGAACGGTGCGCCGCATCCCGCGTTCCAGCACGAAGTTCGCCAAGCGGATGGCCGGGCTGGTCGCCAGGGGAGATCTGAGGCGAGGCGGCAGGGGTGGCTGA